In Persicimonas caeni, a single window of DNA contains:
- a CDS encoding CAP domain-containing protein has translation MKYALLILALVLTVTACQTMGQRTVTTQGDIPKTRTSGNPLADCTNTTTRRVVELANDARDDEGLNELYCDRALARVAQRHAQDMCDHNYLSHTSRDGRTMVDRVDEAGIDYMALGENVAMGQRTPERVHTGWMDSEYHRANILNDMFSRLGVGYVECGGQPYWVQVFAN, from the coding sequence ATGAAATACGCACTTCTCATCCTAGCACTCGTCCTCACCGTCACAGCCTGCCAAACCATGGGTCAGCGCACGGTGACCACCCAGGGCGACATCCCCAAAACGCGCACCTCCGGCAACCCGCTGGCCGACTGCACAAACACCACGACCCGCCGGGTCGTCGAGCTCGCCAACGACGCGCGCGATGACGAGGGTTTGAACGAGCTGTACTGCGACCGCGCCCTGGCCCGCGTCGCCCAACGCCACGCCCAGGACATGTGCGACCACAACTACCTGTCGCACACCTCCCGCGACGGGCGCACGATGGTCGACCGCGTCGACGAGGCCGGCATCGACTACATGGCCCTGGGCGAAAACGTCGCCATGGGCCAGCGCACCCCCGAGCGCGTCCACACCGGCTGGATGGACAGCGAGTACCACCGCGCCAATATCCTCAACGACATGTTCTCGCGCCTGGGCGTCGGCTACGTCGAATGCGGCGGCCAGCCCTACTGGGTGCAGGTATTTGCGAATTGA